A stretch of Diceros bicornis minor isolate mBicDic1 chromosome 29, mDicBic1.mat.cur, whole genome shotgun sequence DNA encodes these proteins:
- the TRMT9B gene encoding probable tRNA methyltransferase 9B isoform X3, with protein sequence MARVLVPGGQLMIYVWAMEQKNRRFEKQDVLVPWNRALCSQLCSASSQPGRKKQCGHPERSHPYQPPCSVCSCSGCFKERCASRRSHSMDYEPVMAGTCCANISEEGEEENGFYNTLGKSFRSWFSSRSLDESTLRKQIERVRPLKNTEGWANSTVSVQPSRRPSLDLDHQEPFSTKEQNLDEDVFVETSQKHLEWLGAPATMKHLNGDHQGEMRRNGDGNFLGSTNTKENCVDAGNLEEGSPSASKTSRRISAVDSTDSNPDDVISVEEQQPNVLDSRALMRYYHVFRAGELYSLLTENVSELRVLSSGNDHGNWCVIAEKKENCD encoded by the coding sequence ATGGCCAGGGTGTTAGTTCCTGGAGGCCAGCTGATGATTTATGTCTGGGCTATGGAACAAAAGAACAGGCGCTTTGAGAAGCAAGATGTGCTTGTGCCATGGAACAGGGCTTTATGCTCCCAGCTCTGCTCAGCATCCAGCCAGCCTGGGAGAAAGAAGCAGTGCGGACATCCAGAAAGAAGCCATCCCTACCAGCCTCCTTGCTCTGTGTGTAGCTGTTCTGGTTGTTTTAAAGAGCGATGTGCTTCAAGACGGTCCCACAGCATGGACTATGAACCAGTGATGGCTGGAACCTGTTGTGCAAATATTTccgaggaaggagaggaagaaaatggaTTCTATAACACATTAGGAAAATCTTTTCGTTCCTGGTTTTCCTCCAGATCTTTGGATGAATCAACTCTGAGGAAGCAAATTGAAAGAGTGAGGCCCTTGAAAAACACAGAAGGGTGGGCCAACAGCACTGTATCAGTCCAGCCTTCCAGACGCCCTAGTTTAGACTTAGATCACCAGGAGCCGTTTTCAACAAAAGAGCAAAATTTAGATGAGGACGTGTTtgtggaaacttctcagaaacatttGGAGTGGCTGGGAGCACCAGCCACAATGAAACATCTAAATGGAGACCATCAAGGAGAAATGAGGAGAAATGGAGATGGGAATTTTCTGGGCAGCACTAATACGAAGGAGAATTGTGTGGACGCAGGTAACTTAGAAGAAGGCAGTCCTTCTGCTAGTAAAACATCGAGAAGGATTTCTGCAGTCGATTCTACAGATTCCAACCCAGATGACGTAATTTCTGTCGAAGAACAACAGCCCAACGTTTTGGATTCCAGAGCCTTGATGCGCTACTACCACGTGTTTCGAGCAGGCGAGCTCTACAGCCTGCTGACGGAGAATGTGTCAGAGCTCCGTGTTCTGAGCTCTGGGAATGACCATGGCAACTGGTGTGTCAttgcagagaaaaaggaaaattgtgaTTGA